AGGGGGTTGAACCAAACAGAGGTCGCTGCCAGCGCGCGGAAGCGGTAGAAGAGAAGGTACAACAGACGCGCCGAAACAACTGTAACGTTGAGGTGTGTGTTGTTGAAGTCCTCGCTGCTCATCCAAGGGGTGAGGATCAGCTCGGCACACCAGCTAATCAAGATGGTTGCGGCTTGCCGCTCATCTCGGTTGTGGCCCTCACCGGCGTGAGGTGCGTTTCGCCCACCTTGCCCGACCTGCGGCACCGTCTCCATCAGCTGTGCAGATGCGGCGCCgtggctgcagcacaccagGTGCGACACCCCACAGAGTCGAATCACATACTCCACGCCGGACACCACCGTCCACACCATGCTTCGTTGTTGCTCACGTGCGGCATGGTCATTGGCGGTGCGGCTGACTGCCGTCTGCAAGCAACGGTAGTAGCGGAAGATAGGGATCCACACATACCACGGCATGTCTTTAAGTGACGGCGGCACAAGTCCCCCTCCACCGACTGCTCCAGCACCACCGGAACTCCCTACCCCAATGCCCCTTATCGCACCTTTTCTCCTTGTGTCGGCAATCTGTTGAGCCATGATGTACACGATAGATGCAAtgacgcacacgtgcacgtcATCCTCATCAGAGTCTGTCAGATCACCCCGCTCGACTCCGCCAAAGGCAATCAGGTTAGCGCGTGCGATGGCAGCGTGTCTTGCTCTGAAAGCGAAGAACAGCAAATCGGTGCCGTAGCGGCGTACCACATCCACCTTGTGAgcgcgcatcagcagcaggtacagcagctgcagaaggggATAGAGAAGCTTGCGGGCGGCGCCGTCAGTATGCGTCAGCTCGGCGGTTGTGAGTGCCAGAAGCTGGCGAGCGCGGCTCATCGCATACTCTGCCAGGACTGCGTCCAGCGACGTGCACGTCGCCGGGGCGAGAGGCCACAGCGCGACAGACATCAACCGCAGGAGCACTGTTGAGTACTCGAGGGCAGCGACGGACATGGAGAGGTCCTTGCGGTGCACAACAgtgttgctgttggtgcggaggagaagcggtAGAAggtgctcgcgcagcacgtaaATCGAAAGTGCCACGCCCGGTGCCGAGTCGGGGGCCGAGCGCTGAGCGTCTTTTCTGGCAGCAAGTTCCACTATGGCCCGCTGCACCGGCAAGGCGCCGCTTTGCAGGCCGTGCTGCTGGAACGCCAGCTCGTTGCACACAAATTGCAGACTCGCAATGGCTGCTGGAGATGCGGTGGTGACAGCCGGCGCCAGATCAGTCCGTTGATCTTGGGGGTGATGACCGCGATTGAGGAACAGGAGCTCTCGTTGCGCCACACGGAAGACCGACCTCAGGAGCAATTCGACCGAGAGCGGCACGCTCGCTTGCTGCGAAGAGGTGTTGGCGAGCCAATGCACTGAGCGAAgagcgtgcgtgtatgtacGAAGCGGAGACGTCACACCAGTCATTCTTGTCGAGTTCCTGGGCTCGTCCCCATCGTAAAGGGTGGCACTCaaaacggcagcggcgaagaggacGGACGACGGGGCTTGTGCCTGCTGCGGTCGCTGGCGTGGCGCGTGGTGTTCCTCGCTCTGAAGGAACGTCAGGAAGCCGGTCACATCCACGCGATACTGCGTGTGGAGGTCGAAGAGGAACTGACACAGGCCTTCGCGCAACCCCACGTCATCCTCCACAAACGTCATGAGCGCTTGCGCATGCGCCTCAGAGAAAATGTGATCAGCCGCCGATGCCGCGGCAGGGGCCTGGGATGACAATGCTGGCCACAACCGGGAAGGGTTCGAGACCGTACCTCCGTACCACAACGTGCTCACAACAAGTAGCCTGAACATCTCCTGCAGTGCGTCGAGCAGCCGGCCCATGTCATCTGTGTCGTCGCTGTCAGATGCTGTCCCCACGACTGCTGAGTCGACAGCATCACCCTCTGCCACCGCCTTAGTTGACCACAGTGCAGCGGGTCCACGAGTAGACTCGCTGGAGGCTGTCCGCTGTAAATGACTGCACAACGAACGGCACCGGTCTTCCAGCATGACACAGAGTTCTTGTCGCCCGACGCACGGGCAACATCCGAGCGTAGCCAGACTCAGCAACAGCGAGGCCTGGAGGCCACTTGGGGACATCGCTACCTCAGTCAGTGACGCTGCACCTATGAAAGCGGAGGCATGAGCCGCGAGGAACTCCGGTTGCGCATGTGCAGCGCTGTCTCGCCGTGCTAAGACATGGATGAGCGTCGTCCGAGCTTCTAACAGCTCCGGCGCCTCCGGATAGAGGCCGAGCAGGACATCCATCAGTCTGACCCTATCTTCGTCACCATTCGCGCTTCCTGAGCTGCGGGAGGTGTACTGCGGTATGTGGGGCCTTCCTGGCCTAGAGTAGAGTGACATGGTGATATTTTGGCCAGCAGGACTGACGCCGTTGCTTGCGTACCGCATGTGCCCTTCTTTAGACTCGAATGTCCGTTCTGAAGTTGTCCAACTCTCCAGCTGAGTGCGTGTGAGCAGCGTTGCAATGCGGAGCAAACACCGACTCTCCTCAACGGAAGTCGACAGCATCGTGGGGTAGCCACTTGGCTCCGGGCAGTGCATCGCGATGAgtctgcctgtgtgcgtaacatccatcagcagctgcacccctagtgggaggaggatgtCGCATGAGGCTGTTAGGTAGGCTGCAGTCACCCGAGTCAGAAGATGCAGGGTCTGAGAGTCCAACATTCGTCGTAGAAGGGGCCTGTCCACCGCATCGCGAGCGTGCGGTGCAGCCGTGGTGGACGGGGTCTCATCATTGAAGTTGCCATGGGGCGCACCAGAGATCACCAAAGCCGAAAACGTCCTCATCGCATCTGCCGTGTCGGCTGGCCGCCACTTGGCATCTTGCACCTGCCCGTCCACACGCTTAAGTACTATGTGCACCAGCTCACAAAGGCGATTGGACCAGAGAGCCTGTATATTGCCTCGCATCCCAGCCGCCAGAGCGTCCAGGCAGCGCAGGAAGGTGTAGAGGGAGAGTTGAGCGCCGTGCTCTTGCGACGCGACAGTGAAGATGCTGCTTGCGACTTCATCCCAGTCAAGTCGggctccgctg
This DNA window, taken from Leishmania panamensis strain MHOM/PA/94/PSC-1 chromosome 34 sequence, encodes the following:
- a CDS encoding hypothetical protein (TriTrypDB/GeneDB-style sysID: LpmP.34.1410), with product MEALVHNCPATDDGEDALLTWTREWLAFDRTTDPCATLVLSGEVSAPHPRRMGSALADVLVVLYIYVVRHGGRIRGGSPVAATNAMGARTTLGDSTVASLCTLGRGSDEAQWIVLVDLVQFLFSCWELLLMVVPTPSSKRAPASHTCMAIPSSYEKSPQCHTGVADYSQASSLLSPMLLGETGDDVPDKEEAVQLAKSHENVAQVTLESVHDVVRRVIREMFCVADDDAAAIEAGHNSGVLRSHAAIVMFLKLLQASPLLRRLVGSSPLLIRSIARYLLPRLVSLRHRQQQQQQQGHHHASGGLRGRSEVAATAIEALLSTLYIVSSSTALSIPLWPTQPLSAVASQLSCYCCLSDREVAPASALADRDGATLLETLCAVLQSCCGAHLSPLRLQALRLLHLLSSSPTTRRALFSSCCHGEVSTTYSMLEEQPGPTDAAAAAAVVFGSQRPSALDVAPHLLPLLLSSEDEEESVQLTCSVLQLILLHVQSPCHSLRSSGPCSDTVHTTNATPAGFTAAFTEGGFVGAADEVSGIKVAVHLASHIKDYTMQALYSCTNKTGYALVGLLDHAASVVAGARALLLGANVEAGPSVLHDDATVRWEQQQDWRVIFHVAEVDIALFEVLLKGSALHDALVPHNSANVSDDSSGARLDWDEVASSIFTVASQEHGAQLSLYTFLRCLDALAAGMRGNIQALWSNRLCELVHIVLKRVDGQVQDAKWRPADTADAMRTFSALVISGAPHGNFNDETPSTTAAPHARDAVDRPLLRRMLDSQTLHLLTRVTAAYLTASCDILLPLGVQLLMDVTHTGRLIAMHCPEPSGYPTMLSTSVEESRCLLRIATLLTRTQLESWTTSERTFESKEGHMRYASNGVSPAGQNITMSLYSRPGRPHIPQYTSRSSGSANGDEDRVRLMDVLLGLYPEAPELLEARTTLIHVLARRDSAAHAQPEFLAAHASAFIGAASLTEVAMSPSGLQASLLLSLATLGCCPCVGRQELCVMLEDRCRSLCSHLQRTASSESTRGPAALWSTKAVAEGDAVDSAVVGTASDSDDTDDMGRLLDALQEMFRLLVVSTLWYGGTVSNPSRLWPALSSQAPAAASAADHIFSEAHAQALMTFVEDDVGLREGLCQFLFDLHTQYRVDVTGFLTFLQSEEHHAPRQRPQQAQAPSSVLFAAAVLSATLYDGDEPRNSTRMTGVTSPLRTYTHALRSVHWLANTSSQQASVPLSVELLLRSVFRVAQRELLFLNRGHHPQDQRTDLAPAVTTASPAAIASLQFVCNELAFQQHGLQSGALPVQRAIVELAARKDAQRSAPDSAPGVALSIYVLREHLLPLLLRTNSNTVVHRKDLSMSVAALEYSTVLLRLMSVALWPLAPATCTSLDAVLAEYAMSRARQLLALTTAELTHTDGAARKLLYPLLQLLYLLLMRAHKVDVVRRYGTDLLFFAFRARHAAIARANLIAFGGVERGDLTDSDEDDVHVCVIASIVYIMAQQIADTRRKGAIRGIGVGSSGGAGAVGGGGLVPPSLKDMPWYVWIPIFRYYRCLQTAVSRTANDHAAREQQRSMVWTVVSGVEYVIRLCGVSHLVCCSHGAASAQLMETVPQVGQGGRNAPHAGEGHNRDERQAATILISWCAELILTPWMSSEDFNNTHLNVTVVSARLLYLLFYRFRALAATSVWFNPLVLSCMRQTTPSRFLQLPLVAEGWLLAALMQVLPSVQYWYAYDDYVKGSTMRFFEKPEIVARVTLVPCPPPREPPAHATAVPYIAVLEAAATASAVRRVGACGGWADLSTAEPELSCVLRILVTACRQYELSPERLHSRRRLEVIIPLGLQFVAELPVRESSSLLEYTFPYTIPFTRAGTPPLLLVFRCFTDQLNE